In Afipia carboxidovorans OM5, the sequence CGTGTTCCTTGTGGCGTTCGGCTGGCTCACCGGGCTCGGCCTCGCCCAGCTCTACAAGATCGTGGCGTTTCTTACCTGGCTTGAGTGCTATGGGCCGGTGCTCGGCAAAGCTGTGACGCCCCGCGTGCAGGACCTCGTGGTCGAGAGCCGCGCGGTCAAATGGTTCGCCCTTTATTTCGCGGCGGTTGGCCTCGGCACGCTCGCACTTCTTTTCGATGCCTCGGTTGTGTTCCGGTTCGCGGCATGCGTGATGCTGGTCGGAACGTCGGGCATTGTCGTGCAGCTCGTGCGCACGCGTCGCCTTGTCGATGTGAAAGCCGAGAGCCGCCTGCCGCAGGGCGCCCAGCGCCCGCACCTTCTGCTTGCGTGTCAGACCTGATTTGAAAAAGGAGAGAATGCGATGACAACGTCATTCCTGGAACTGGACGTCCGCCCGATTCTTCGCAGTGGCGGAGAGCCGTTCGGAGAAATCATGGCCGCGATAACGAAGCTGCAGCCGGGGCAGGGGCTGAAGCTGTTTGCGACCTTCAAGCCGACACCGCTTTTCAGTGTGCTCGGCTCGAAAGGTTTCAGCCACGAGGCGCGCGAACTCGACGGCGGCGATTGGGAGGTTCTCTTCAGCCCGACCGGCGTATCGGGATCGGAGCAGCCTGCACCTGCCGCTGCCGAGGATGCGTTGAGCTGGCCCGAGCCCGCGCAGCATCTCGATAACCGCGAGCTCGATCCGCCGGAGCCGATGGTACGCATCCTTGCCGCGACCGAGGAGTTGAAGAAAGGCGAGGTGCTCTCTGCCTTGCTGTGCCGCGAGCCCATCTTCCTGCTTCCGGAGCTTGCGAAGCGCGGCCATGCCTGGCGTGGCGGGTTCGATCCTGATGGCACGACCTACAGGATCCTGGTGCGGATCGGCGCTGGCAGCAAGGCGGCAGCCTGATGCTATGGCGACTGCGTAGCTGGGCGGCCTCACACAGGAGGTGAGCGATGTTCATTCAAACAGAAGAAACGCCGGACCCGGAGCGGATGAAATTTCTTCCCGGCCGCGAGGTATTACCCGAGGGCACGCTTAATCTGAAGAGCAGAGAGCATGCTGGCTCGTCGCCGCTTGCCGAACAGCTTTTCGCGATTCCCGGCGTCGCCGGCGTGTTGCTCAACAAGGATTCGATCGTCGTCACGCGATCGGATTCCGACTGGCAGCATCTCAAGCCCGCGATCCTCGGCGTCATCATGGAGCACTTCATGTCCGGCGCGCCGGTGCTGCGGGCACCACCCGCTGCGCCTGAGCGCACAGCAGAATCGGATGGCGGCGAGACGGATGCAACTGGCCGCATCCGCGAAGCACTGCGCAAAGTGATCGATCCGGAGCTCGGCTATAATATCGTCGACCTCGGTCTCATCTACGATGTCACGGTCGCATCGGGCGGCGTGACGATCGTGACGATGACGACGACCACGCCCGGATGCCCGGCGACGAACTATCTGAAAGCGGGTGCAGGCGAAGCGGCAAGCTCGGTCGACGGTGTCGAGTTCGTCGACGTCAAACTGACCTATGAACCGCGCTGGTCGCCGGACATGATGACGCCCGAGGCAAAGGCGCATCTGGGCATCGGCAGCTGAGGCTGATGATGAGTGAACCCGCTCCATCTCTTGAGACGAAGCCGGCTATCCCGCCCGGGCCTGAGCGTCTGCCTGAAATCCTGCTGGCGAGCATTATAGCGCTTGCCGAGGCCGGAGAGGTTGAGCAGGCTTGCCGTCTCGCAGGTCAGGCTTATGTCGCGCTACGGATAAGCGATCCCGCAGCGGCGCGCCGGTTCGATGTTTTCCTTCATCGGTCGACGCGAAAGCTGGCGTGGTGAGAGAGGGCACCACCTAAGCAGCGGCTTTCACCGCTACCAGCCGTTCAATCATCGGCACGACAAAATCGAACGTGCTTGCGTCGTCGAGAATCGACATGTCGATGTCGCCGTTCTTCAGCGCCGTTACCAGTTCGCGCTTGAGCGCCTGAGCCGACGGCGCGCCTTCGGCTTCCAGAACGTGCCCGAGCATGTGCTCCAGGCAGAAATAAAAGGCCGCCATCGCTATCTGCGTCTGTGCGGGAGTGAAATCGGCCGGGACTGTAAATCGCTCCGCCATTGCCTGCCTCATTATTGACGTTGTCATATAATGGCAACGGGCGGCGCCGAGGCGAGTTCCTGGATTGAGCGGGGTTACGCGCTCACCATGCGGCTCCCTTGAGCGCATCGAGCGGAAACTTGAGATAGCGTTTGCCATTCAATTCCGGCTCCGGCAAACGCCCGCCGCGAATGTTGACCTGCAGCGCGTGCAGAATGAGCTTCGGCATCGGCAGGGTCTTGTCGCGCGCCTCGCGCAGCTTGACGAAAACGGCCTCATCGATGCCGGCAATGTGCGGGTTTGCGCGCTTTTGCTCGCCGACCGTGCTTTCCCATCGCGCGTGGCGCCCATGCGGTCGATAATCATGGCCGGTGAACAAGCGGGTGTCGTCGGGCAGCGCGAGAATACGCTCGATCGAACCCCACAGCATTTTCGCATTGCCGCCGGGGAAGTCGGCGCGCGCGGTGCCGGAATCCGGCATGAAGATCGTGTCGTGAACGAAGGCGGCATCGCCGATCACATAGGTGATCGAGGCGAGGGTGTGGCCGGGTGAGAACAGGATGCGCCCTTCAATCGAGCCGACTTGAAATGTATCGCCGTCCTCGAACAGCCGGTCCCATTGCGACCCGTCGGTTTGCAGATCCGGCCAGTTGTAGATCGCCTTCCAGAGTTTCTGCACATCCTTCACGCCTGCGCCGATTGCGATCGGTGCGCCGGTTTTTCCCTTGAGGTAATGCGCGGCGGTGAAGTGGTCGGCGTGCGGATGGGTATCGAGAATCCACTCGATTGAAAGCCCTTCGCTCTCGATATAGGCGAGCAAAGCGTCGGCATGCGTCGTGCCGGTGGTGCCTGACTTTTCGTCAAAATCGTAAACCGGGTCGATAATGGCGCAGCGCCTGGTTGCAGGGTCGGACACGACATATTGGATGCTGCCAGTGCGTTCGTCGTAAAAGCCTTTCACAGCAGGCTTCTGCGTCGTGTGGCGCGCGAGCCAGCGCATTGCGCGCGCGAGATCGAAGCCGCGTTCTCTGCCAAAGGCCTCGACATCCTCCTGCCGCATCCGGCCATCGAGCACCTCGCCGAGAACGTGCAGCGTCAACGCCCGAGTCCCGCCCCTGCAATGGGCATAGACGGGGCCATCGGATTGCGTCATCGCCTTCTGAAATGCACGAATATCGGCCTCGGTGATCGTTGATCCGGTCACCGGCACGAAGGCGTAATCGATCCCCGCGGCCGCTGCAGCCGCGTGCTCAGCGGCATTGCCAGGCTGGCCCGACTCCTCACCGTCAGGGCGCAGATTGATCAGGGTTGTGTAATTCTCTGCGAGATCGGCGATGGCGCCGGTGTCGGGCTGGCCGGCGACAGTCAGACGGTCGGTAATCTTTACGCTCATGTGGCCTCGCACGGGAGTTGGTCGAACAAAGCCTATGCTAAATCATATGGCATGCGGCGCCAGAGCCATTTGCGACGCTACAACGATCAGATCGGTGCCGCCAGCGTCTCGACACGGCGTGCGGAGGCGGCGATCTGCCCGCGCGACAGTCTCGCTGCTGTTTGTCAAATTCCTTTGTGTTGATCGGTAATGTCGTCGCTCACCAGGCCGCCTCCGGCGCCCATACCCATTCCGCCGCCACGGCCTCCAACTTTCGCGCCTTCACGGTCGCCCTTACCACGATTTGAATTCGATGGTCGGGCGGGGCCCTGCATCGGAATGGCGAGGTCGGCCGGTACGGGGTCGAGATCCAGCGCCTCGCGAATGAAGTTGCGAAGCGAGGCGACCAGTTCATGTGTATGGACGGGTTGCCCAGAGGCCAAATCACGCGCTGCACGTTCAGCGAGCCGCACCTGCTCTTCGGTCCCGAGCAGAATAATGTCGGATAGGGCCGCTTCGACTGCGTCGCGGATGCGCCGCTTGCGATCCGAGCTACTACCTTCTTCAGCTGCCTCAGTGACTGGCTGCTCGGAATCGGCGCGACGAAGATTTCGGAGATGCGTTGGGTCGACCATGAGGTCGCCCGTAAACGAGCCGCCCAACACTTTGTAAGCCGCAATTAGCGTTCGCAGGCGCTCGTTAATCTGTCTGTTCATCCGTTCGCGCCGCTGCTGAATGGTGAACATCGCAAGCAAGCGGATGCCAACGCCGATGAGCGCAAACAGCGCCAAACCGATGAGTGTGAAAATCAGGTTGTGCCAAGAACTGAAATCGAGGCTTCGCATCGGTCGCTTTTAGCGAGTCTTCCTTACCGTGGCGACTCGGTGGCGATTCGTTGCCTATCTAAGTTTGGGGCTTCTTTCTAACTATCTGATTTTGCTGGCGCACCCGGCACGATTCGAACGTGCGACCTTTGCCTTCGGAGCAATTTGTCCTGGCTATCCGAAATGCACGCTAGGACACGCCATGATACTACAACGCTTTGAAACGTATGGACAATCCGGTTTTTCCCGCCGAAATCCATATCCGACACTTCGCTCCGACTTTCATCCGGCTGCTTCCGTGGTGCTTCCGCGGAAACAGCCCGCTCTCCAGGGGGAAATCGCGTAATGGCCAAGCTCACGAAACGAGTCGTGGATGCTGCCGTAGCCCGCGAGAAGGACTACTTCATCTGGGACGACGAACTTCCCGGCTTCGGCCTTCGCATCTTCGCGTCCGGTAAACGCAGCTACCTTATCCAATACCGCGCCGCAGGTCGAACCCGCCGCTTCACAATCGGCCTTCATGGCGTGTGGACGGCGGAGACAGCCCGGCAGGAAGCTAAGGTGCAACTCGGTCGCGTCGCACAGGGTGATAACCCCTCCGAGGAACGCCTGCTGGATCATCAGGCGATCACCGTCAAAGAACTGTGCGCGATGTATCTCAAGGACCTCGAAGCCGGTCTCATTCTCGGAAAGGGAGGCCGACCGAAAAAGGCAACGACCATCGTCAGCGATACCGGTCGCATTCATCGACACATCATTCCGCTGATCGGCACGCGCCGGGTAAAGGATCTCGTCAAAGCCGACATGACCAAGGTGTTGAAGGACATCATGGCGGGCAAGACGGCAGTGTCGGTGAAGACCAAGAAGCTGCGCGGCAAGTCCGTCGTGACAGGCGGCGCCGGTACGGCCACGCGGACGCTCGGACTCGTCGGCGGCATTTTCACCTACGCCATGGAGGCAGGGATCATCACGGCCAATCCCGTGCACGGCATCCGCAAGCCCAAGGACAATGTCCGCGACCGTCGTCTCACCGAGGCGGAGTACCGCACGCTCGGCGAGATTCTGCGCGAAGCGGCCGAAACCCCGAAATATGGGATAACGGTCGAGATCATCCGACAGATCGCGCTCACCGGCTGCCGCCGAAGCGAGATGATCGGTCTCAAGTGGACCGAGGCGGACACTGACGCGAGCTGCATGCGTCTGGAGGATAGTAAGGAAGGCGCCTCCATCCGTCCTATCGGC encodes:
- a CDS encoding DUF2249 domain-containing protein → MTTSFLELDVRPILRSGGEPFGEIMAAITKLQPGQGLKLFATFKPTPLFSVLGSKGFSHEARELDGGDWEVLFSPTGVSGSEQPAPAAAEDALSWPEPAQHLDNRELDPPEPMVRILAATEELKKGEVLSALLCREPIFLLPELAKRGHAWRGGFDPDGTTYRILVRIGAGSKAAA
- a CDS encoding NifU N-terminal domain-containing protein — encoded protein: MFIQTEETPDPERMKFLPGREVLPEGTLNLKSREHAGSSPLAEQLFAIPGVAGVLLNKDSIVVTRSDSDWQHLKPAILGVIMEHFMSGAPVLRAPPAAPERTAESDGGETDATGRIREALRKVIDPELGYNIVDLGLIYDVTVASGGVTIVTMTTTTPGCPATNYLKAGAGEAASSVDGVEFVDVKLTYEPRWSPDMMTPEAKAHLGIGS
- the blh gene encoding bifunctional sulfur transferase/dioxygenase Blh, yielding MSVKITDRLTVAGQPDTGAIADLAENYTTLINLRPDGEESGQPGNAAEHAAAAAAGIDYAFVPVTGSTITEADIRAFQKAMTQSDGPVYAHCRGGTRALTLHVLGEVLDGRMRQEDVEAFGRERGFDLARAMRWLARHTTQKPAVKGFYDERTGSIQYVVSDPATRRCAIIDPVYDFDEKSGTTGTTHADALLAYIESEGLSIEWILDTHPHADHFTAAHYLKGKTGAPIAIGAGVKDVQKLWKAIYNWPDLQTDGSQWDRLFEDGDTFQVGSIEGRILFSPGHTLASITYVIGDAAFVHDTIFMPDSGTARADFPGGNAKMLWGSIERILALPDDTRLFTGHDYRPHGRHARWESTVGEQKRANPHIAGIDEAVFVKLREARDKTLPMPKLILHALQVNIRGGRLPEPELNGKRYLKFPLDALKGAAW
- a CDS encoding tyrosine-type recombinase/integrase, with product MAKLTKRVVDAAVAREKDYFIWDDELPGFGLRIFASGKRSYLIQYRAAGRTRRFTIGLHGVWTAETARQEAKVQLGRVAQGDNPSEERLLDHQAITVKELCAMYLKDLEAGLILGKGGRPKKATTIVSDTGRIHRHIIPLIGTRRVKDLVKADMTKVLKDIMAGKTAVSVKTKKLRGKSVVTGGAGTATRTLGLVGGIFTYAMEAGIITANPVHGIRKPKDNVRDRRLTEAEYRTLGEILREAAETPKYGITVEIIRQIALTGCRRSEMIGLKWTEADTDASCMRLEDSKEGASIRPIGLAVVEYLEERRKTATGSYVFPGQGEDNAFGGFPNHWRQIFRDSPLADVTPHVLRHSFASIANDLGFTEVTIAALVGHSKGTVTSKYIHSLDTALIMAADTISGYVQGLLDGVKFKQTAYALDRNSRKAALSHFLKKAVEDPSGDRQDLPLAA